A part of Desulfotomaculum nigrificans DSM 574 genomic DNA contains:
- the steA gene encoding putative cytokinetic ring protein SteA — translation MSIKGIARVDKKTKNLTKRIQHNEIAVICHHELDKVAADSLIAAKVRAVINAVPSLSDDYPNLGPITLLEAGIPILDAVGEEIMELVSEGDELEIRGSVVFKKGVAIAEGIPLTIQQVKEHMEQSRGRMDRVLSRFIHNTLDYARNEVDFVCGGLSMPEVATTFKGRHTLIVVRGHNYKEDLMAIKSYIDEVHPVLVGVDGGADALMEFGYTPDLIIGDMDSITDKALCSGAELVVHAYPDGRAPGLARVESLGLQAKIFPAPGTSEDIAMMLAYEKGTELIVAVGTHSNMLDFLEKGRKGMASTFLVRLKVGDILVDAKGVSQLYRNRLKMKYVGQILLAGLVPLAVVIAMAPPTRELFRLLVLNVRLIFGV, via the coding sequence ATGAGTATTAAAGGGATCGCCAGGGTTGATAAGAAAACAAAGAATTTAACCAAAAGAATTCAGCACAACGAAATTGCAGTTATTTGTCATCATGAGTTAGATAAAGTGGCGGCAGACTCCCTTATTGCGGCTAAAGTCAGGGCGGTAATTAATGCCGTACCCTCATTAAGCGATGATTACCCTAACCTTGGTCCAATAACCCTTTTAGAAGCCGGCATACCCATCCTTGACGCTGTCGGTGAAGAAATTATGGAATTGGTCTCGGAAGGCGATGAATTGGAGATACGGGGGAGCGTTGTTTTTAAAAAAGGAGTAGCCATTGCCGAAGGTATCCCACTAACCATACAACAGGTTAAAGAACACATGGAGCAATCCCGGGGCCGTATGGACCGGGTCTTATCGCGTTTTATTCACAATACATTGGATTATGCCCGCAATGAAGTTGATTTTGTTTGCGGCGGCTTGAGCATGCCTGAAGTAGCTACCACATTTAAAGGAAGACATACGCTGATTGTGGTCCGGGGACATAACTACAAAGAAGATTTAATGGCCATTAAGTCTTATATAGATGAGGTTCACCCGGTGTTAGTGGGGGTAGATGGGGGTGCCGATGCCCTGATGGAATTTGGTTACACCCCGGATTTGATAATTGGTGATATGGACAGTATCACTGACAAAGCATTGTGCAGTGGTGCTGAACTGGTGGTTCACGCTTATCCGGACGGACGGGCGCCGGGTTTGGCCAGGGTAGAGTCTTTAGGGCTGCAGGCCAAAATATTTCCTGCCCCCGGTACCAGCGAAGATATTGCCATGATGCTGGCCTATGAAAAGGGTACGGAATTAATTGTGGCCGTGGGGACCCATTCCAATATGCTGGACTTTTTGGAAAAGGGTCGTAAAGGTATGGCCAGTACCTTTTTGGTTCGCTTGAAGGTAGGAGATATACTGGTGGATGCCAAAGGTGTCAGCCAACTCTATAGAAACCGGTTAAAAATGAAATATGTGGGGCAGATTTTGTTGGCCGGATTAGTTCCGCTGGCAGTGGTAATTGCCATGGCCCCACCCACCAGGGAACTATTTAGGCTTTTGGTATTAAACGTGAGATTAATATTTGGAGTTTAG
- the argR gene encoding arginine repressor: MKAQRQAKILELVRERIIETQEELAAALRTAGFDVTQATVSRDIKELGLIKIPGVNNTSYYAAPDEPLVRRGGEDRLKRLVRLSLTDINASENLIIIKTPPGEAQGMASAIDQAHWPEIIGTVAGDDTILIIVKPKEATPQVMQRFLELARG; this comes from the coding sequence TTGAAGGCACAACGCCAGGCAAAAATCCTAGAACTGGTACGGGAAAGAATTATTGAAACCCAGGAAGAATTGGCCGCTGCCCTGCGGACCGCAGGTTTTGATGTCACCCAGGCTACAGTGTCCCGGGATATTAAGGAACTGGGACTAATTAAGATTCCCGGCGTAAATAATACATCCTACTATGCGGCACCGGATGAACCCTTAGTCCGGCGGGGCGGCGAAGACCGGTTAAAACGACTGGTTCGTTTATCCCTCACTGACATCAATGCCAGCGAAAATCTTATTATTATTAAGACCCCGCCCGGCGAGGCTCAAGGGATGGCCTCGGCCATTGACCAGGCCCATTGGCCGGAAATTATCGGCACCGTGGCCGGTGATGACACCATTTTAATTATTGTCAAGCCCAAGGAGGCAACGCCTCAGGTTATGCAGCGGTTCCTGGAACTGGCAAGGGGGTAG
- a CDS encoding thiamine pyrophosphate-dependent enzyme has product MTKVIFKRPRALSDKPFHYCPGCTHGIIHRLVAEVIDDMGIQDNTVGVCPVGCSVFAYDYFNVDMFQASHGRAPAVATGIKRALPDRMVFAYQGDGDLASIGTAEIVHAAARSEKISVIFVNNAVYGMTGGQMAPTTLPGQKTTTTPRGRDKELNGLPVKVCEMLAPLDGATYVARVSVHDPKHIMQAKKAIRKAFEIQRAGLGFALVEVLSTCPTNWGLAPREALKWLEENMIPYYPLGVYKEPAEVK; this is encoded by the coding sequence ATGACTAAAGTTATTTTTAAGCGTCCCCGGGCCTTAAGCGATAAACCCTTTCACTATTGCCCCGGCTGCACCCACGGTATCATCCACCGTTTGGTGGCAGAGGTAATTGATGATATGGGTATACAGGATAATACTGTTGGTGTTTGCCCGGTGGGCTGCTCGGTATTTGCCTATGATTACTTTAACGTAGATATGTTTCAAGCCTCCCATGGCCGGGCTCCGGCGGTGGCCACCGGTATTAAGCGGGCGCTGCCGGACCGGATGGTATTTGCTTACCAGGGAGATGGTGACCTGGCTTCCATTGGCACCGCCGAGATCGTTCATGCCGCCGCCCGCAGTGAGAAAATCTCGGTGATCTTTGTTAATAATGCGGTTTACGGCATGACCGGTGGTCAGATGGCCCCCACTACCTTACCGGGCCAGAAGACCACCACCACCCCCAGGGGGCGGGATAAGGAACTTAACGGGCTACCCGTCAAGGTGTGTGAAATGCTGGCCCCCCTGGACGGTGCCACCTATGTGGCCCGGGTTTCGGTACATGACCCCAAACATATTATGCAGGCTAAAAAGGCCATCAGAAAGGCCTTTGAGATCCAGCGGGCCGGATTGGGCTTTGCCCTGGTGGAAGTTCTGTCCACCTGTCCCACCAACTGGGGTTTGGCACCCAGGGAAGCTCTGAAGTGGCTGGAGGAAAATATGATCCCGTACTACCCGCTGGGTGTGTACAAAGAACCGGCGGAGGTGAAATAA
- the spo0A gene encoding sporulation transcription factor Spo0A, with protein sequence MIRKAIKVLIADDNREFCEVLKEFINQQDDFVLVGIANNGLETLEIIQQQAPDVVVLDIIMPHLDGIGVLEKISTGAVNHKPKVIMLTAFGQESVTQRAVELGADYYILKPFDFSVLATRIRQLADGVAVSQYISSSKPRNLDVAVTNIIHEMGVPAHIKGYHYLREAILCVINEVNLLGAVTKELYPMIAQKYQTTPSRVERAIRHAIELAWDRGNIEMMTKFFGYTINLERGKPTNSEFIAMVADKLRIEAKVS encoded by the coding sequence ATGATAAGAAAGGCGATTAAAGTTTTAATAGCCGATGATAACCGAGAATTTTGTGAAGTTTTAAAAGAGTTTATCAATCAGCAGGATGATTTTGTCTTAGTTGGCATTGCCAACAATGGATTAGAAACCTTAGAAATAATTCAACAACAGGCTCCGGATGTAGTGGTGCTGGATATTATTATGCCGCATTTAGATGGTATTGGCGTGTTAGAGAAAATTTCTACCGGAGCCGTTAACCATAAACCTAAGGTAATTATGTTAACTGCCTTTGGGCAAGAAAGCGTTACTCAGAGGGCGGTTGAATTAGGAGCCGACTATTATATTTTGAAGCCTTTTGATTTTTCCGTACTGGCCACACGGATTCGCCAGCTGGCAGACGGAGTGGCCGTTTCCCAATATATTTCATCCAGTAAACCTCGCAATCTGGATGTGGCAGTTACCAATATCATTCATGAGATGGGTGTACCGGCCCATATTAAAGGTTACCATTATTTAAGGGAAGCTATTTTATGCGTTATTAATGAAGTTAACCTGCTGGGAGCTGTAACCAAAGAACTTTACCCCATGATTGCTCAAAAGTATCAAACTACCCCCAGCCGGGTGGAACGGGCCATTAGGCATGCCATTGAATTAGCCTGGGACAGGGGCAATATTGAAATGATGACCAAGTTCTTTGGCTATACTATCAACTTGGAGCGGGGCAAACCCACTAACAGTGAGTTTATCGCTATGGTGGCAGATAAGCTGCGCATCGAGGCTAAGGTTAGCTAA
- a CDS encoding IS30 family transposase codes for MAVTFKSTTSVRSFKHLSVFERGQIAALLKEGKSQRYIAKKLGRSPSTISREIKRGTTTQRRSDLSTYEKYFPETGQAVYEKNRMNCGAKCKVAQVEGFLKFAENKILRDKWSPDVVVGACKKDPNWQNTAIVCTKTLYNYIDQGLLAVRNIDLTLKTRLKPKRKGLRPNKRIMGQSIDCRPAEVQQRQTFGHWEIDTVIGKRANDSVILTLTERKTRHELLFLLDAKDSQSVNKALLKLKDYYGERISQVFRTITADNGSEFSELANTLQQWGIKAYFTHPYSSWERGTNERHNGLIRRFVPKGKAIKDFSAATIYRIQNWLNKLPRKILGYKTPEECFCEELSKIA; via the coding sequence ATGGCTGTTACATTTAAGTCTACCACATCTGTACGTTCTTTTAAACACCTAAGTGTCTTTGAAAGAGGACAAATAGCTGCGCTGTTAAAAGAGGGTAAGAGCCAACGTTACATAGCTAAAAAATTAGGCCGCTCACCAAGCACAATTAGCCGGGAGATTAAAAGAGGAACTACAACCCAAAGGCGCTCTGACTTGTCAACTTATGAAAAATATTTTCCGGAAACCGGGCAGGCGGTTTACGAAAAAAATCGTATGAACTGTGGGGCAAAGTGCAAGGTGGCCCAGGTTGAAGGTTTTCTAAAATTTGCAGAAAACAAGATACTACGTGATAAATGGTCCCCGGATGTAGTTGTCGGTGCATGCAAAAAAGATCCCAATTGGCAAAATACTGCAATTGTTTGCACGAAAACCTTATATAACTACATCGATCAAGGGTTACTGGCTGTTCGTAATATCGATTTAACCCTCAAAACGAGATTAAAGCCAAAGAGGAAGGGATTACGTCCAAACAAACGAATAATGGGACAAAGTATCGACTGTCGACCGGCAGAAGTGCAACAACGCCAGACTTTTGGGCATTGGGAAATTGATACGGTAATAGGTAAAAGAGCAAATGATTCAGTCATTCTAACCCTAACTGAACGAAAAACCAGACATGAGCTACTTTTCCTTTTAGATGCTAAGGATAGCCAATCTGTTAATAAAGCCCTCTTAAAACTTAAAGATTATTACGGAGAACGAATTTCACAAGTATTTCGGACAATTACCGCTGATAATGGTTCAGAGTTCAGCGAATTGGCCAATACGTTACAACAATGGGGTATTAAAGCATACTTCACTCATCCCTATTCTTCTTGGGAACGTGGAACTAATGAACGCCATAATGGGTTAATACGCCGGTTTGTTCCTAAAGGGAAAGCCATTAAGGATTTTTCAGCGGCCACGATTTACCGCATACAAAATTGGCTAAATAAGCTTCCACGTAAAATATTAGGATATAAGACGCCTGAAGAATGTTTTTGCGAAGAGCTGTCCAAAATAGCTTAA
- a CDS encoding glycosyltransferase family 2 protein, with product MAQPVRVSVVIPAHNEALRIVDTIEGVKSIPEVDEIIVVDDASADNTAELAQKAGAQVIVLPQNLGKGGALNAGVARARGDVVAMLDGDLGLSSREARALILPVLDGTADMTIARFPRAKKKGGFGLVKNLARAGIRYFAGFESNAPLSGQRVMNRAVLKEILPFASGYGVEVALTIKVARAGLRVLEVPTQMSHAETGRDLRGFMHRGKQFVHVARVLAGCALKYGIFGTRRVN from the coding sequence GTGGCCCAACCGGTACGGGTGTCAGTGGTAATCCCCGCTCATAACGAGGCCCTACGTATCGTAGATACAATTGAAGGCGTTAAGTCTATTCCCGAAGTGGATGAGATTATTGTGGTGGATGACGCCTCCGCCGATAATACTGCCGAATTGGCCCAAAAGGCAGGGGCTCAGGTGATAGTACTGCCGCAAAATTTGGGTAAAGGCGGCGCCCTTAATGCCGGGGTGGCCAGGGCCAGAGGCGATGTGGTGGCCATGCTGGATGGGGATCTGGGCTTAAGTTCCAGGGAGGCCAGGGCCTTAATATTGCCTGTACTGGATGGTACCGCGGACATGACCATTGCCCGGTTTCCCCGGGCCAAAAAGAAAGGCGGCTTTGGCTTGGTCAAAAACCTGGCCCGAGCCGGTATACGTTATTTTGCCGGATTTGAAAGTAATGCTCCGCTGTCGGGGCAAAGGGTAATGAACCGGGCTGTCTTAAAAGAGATACTGCCCTTTGCCTCCGGTTATGGTGTAGAAGTGGCCCTCACCATCAAAGTGGCCAGGGCCGGTTTGCGGGTTCTGGAGGTACCCACCCAAATGTCCCATGCTGAGACCGGCCGGGATCTTAGAGGGTTCATGCACCGGGGTAAACAATTTGTGCACGTGGCCCGGGTACTGGCCGGGTGTGCTTTAAAATACGGCATTTTCGGCACCAGGCGGGTAAACTAG
- the recN gene encoding DNA repair protein RecN, translating into MLHSLYIKNFALIDDVEVNFGGGLNIVTGETGAGKSMLIDALQVALGSRASADFIRTGRDKATVQATFDLAKLPWLSQRLSELGLDLEDDDLLVLAREINRNGKNYCRVNGRLVSLNVYREVGGGLVDMLGQHEQQTLLNQDRHRALLDKLGGPQLINQAKRVKEIYRQWRDASTELKELENNARELARRLDMLTFQVAEIDKAALVEGEEEELLNERKLLVNAEKIARLAGESYDYLYGGETGGTSAVDAVGKAAAALKELAEIDGNLHSLVEAVESALYQLEDAAREISSYRDDVEYNPDRLDEIEHRLSLIKQLKYKYGASIQEILEFRHQAAAEIGTLANSSEKTELLKTQIKTLEQAWQQEAQNLSHLRKKAARELEQAAAKELKYLEMGSVAFRVGMTETGQLSPNGAEEIEFLIAPNPGEPLRPLQKIASGGELSRIMLVLKVLLAGVDEVPTLIFDEVDTGVGGKALQAIGEKLAKIGQNRQVICVTHAPQVACFADNHYLISKTVVDGHAQTSVTCLDESARVEELARMLAGREITDVVKDHAEQMLKMSAKLKI; encoded by the coding sequence GTGCTTCATTCATTATACATTAAAAATTTTGCCTTGATTGATGATGTGGAGGTAAACTTTGGCGGCGGTTTAAATATTGTCACCGGAGAAACCGGTGCCGGTAAATCTATGCTCATTGACGCGTTGCAGGTAGCCCTGGGCAGCCGGGCCTCCGCGGATTTCATCCGGACCGGCCGGGACAAGGCCACCGTGCAGGCTACCTTTGATTTAGCCAAGTTACCCTGGCTGTCACAGCGTTTAAGTGAGTTGGGGTTAGACCTGGAGGATGACGACTTGCTGGTTTTAGCCAGGGAAATTAACCGCAACGGCAAAAATTACTGTCGGGTTAACGGACGATTGGTCAGCCTTAACGTGTACCGGGAGGTCGGTGGCGGGCTGGTAGACATGTTAGGGCAGCATGAACAACAAACCCTGCTCAACCAAGACCGGCACCGGGCTTTATTGGACAAGCTGGGTGGTCCCCAGTTAATCAATCAGGCCAAACGGGTTAAAGAAATTTATCGTCAGTGGCGAGATGCCAGCACTGAATTAAAGGAATTGGAAAATAATGCCCGGGAATTGGCCCGCCGCCTGGACATGCTTACCTTTCAAGTGGCTGAAATTGATAAAGCCGCTTTAGTGGAAGGTGAGGAAGAAGAACTGTTAAATGAGAGAAAGCTGCTGGTCAATGCCGAAAAAATTGCCCGGCTGGCCGGGGAAAGTTATGACTATTTGTACGGGGGAGAAACCGGCGGTACTTCGGCGGTGGATGCGGTGGGTAAAGCCGCCGCTGCCCTTAAGGAATTAGCTGAAATAGATGGTAATTTGCACAGTTTGGTGGAGGCAGTGGAGTCGGCCCTCTACCAGCTGGAAGATGCGGCCAGAGAAATTTCTTCATACCGTGATGACGTGGAATATAATCCGGATCGTCTGGATGAAATAGAGCACAGGTTATCACTAATCAAGCAGCTAAAATACAAATACGGTGCCAGCATACAGGAGATTTTAGAGTTTCGCCACCAGGCAGCGGCGGAAATCGGGACTTTAGCCAACAGCTCAGAAAAAACCGAGTTATTAAAAACCCAAATAAAGACTTTAGAGCAGGCCTGGCAGCAGGAAGCCCAGAACTTGAGCCACTTAAGAAAAAAAGCAGCCAGGGAATTGGAGCAGGCAGCGGCTAAGGAACTAAAATATTTGGAAATGGGTAGCGTTGCCTTCCGGGTGGGAATGACTGAAACGGGCCAGTTGTCACCCAATGGTGCAGAGGAAATCGAGTTTCTCATTGCACCCAACCCGGGAGAGCCGTTAAGGCCATTGCAGAAGATTGCCTCCGGTGGTGAACTGTCTAGAATTATGCTGGTTTTAAAGGTGCTGCTGGCCGGCGTAGATGAAGTTCCCACCTTAATCTTTGATGAGGTTGATACCGGTGTAGGAGGTAAAGCGCTGCAGGCAATTGGAGAAAAATTGGCAAAAATTGGTCAAAACCGCCAGGTAATTTGTGTAACTCATGCGCCACAGGTGGCTTGTTTCGCTGATAATCATTACTTAATCAGTAAGACAGTGGTGGACGGCCATGCGCAAACCTCCGTAACCTGTTTGGACGAAAGTGCCAGAGTGGAGGAATTAGCGCGGATGCTGGCCGGTCGGGAAATTACCGATGTGGTCAAAGATCACGCTGAGCAGATGCTTAAAATGTCAGCTAAATTAAAAATTTAA
- a CDS encoding copper transporter, with product MIIDYRYHIASLVAVFIALGIGILIGSALLGNDAIAERQKQLADRLEVQLEELRQKNEAVQAKANSLEIDNNIQKQFEKQVLPPLVAGKLTGKRIAIVETNSYGFRDDLVNTLSMSGATVQSVTTVLNGFDLTGHKDRLIKELGLKITDDKQIVSYLATETARGILTGEKQALLNTLAQADLIKLSGDYGVPIDAVIFIGGSQDKALVKTDVVDYPMIDYFLQQKLPVFGVEETDVTYSYMKDYQKKRVSTVDNVETSPGQLALVMAIAGKPGHYGVKPTAKQLLPPFDTTGGVRSGPTGTGVSGNPRS from the coding sequence GTGATAATAGATTATCGCTACCACATTGCTTCTTTGGTGGCGGTTTTTATAGCCCTTGGCATTGGTATCCTGATTGGTAGTGCGTTGCTGGGTAACGATGCTATTGCGGAACGTCAAAAGCAGCTGGCGGACAGGCTGGAGGTTCAACTGGAAGAACTGCGGCAAAAAAACGAAGCAGTACAAGCCAAGGCCAATAGCCTGGAAATTGACAACAATATACAAAAACAGTTTGAAAAACAGGTGTTGCCTCCCCTGGTGGCCGGCAAGTTAACCGGGAAAAGAATTGCCATTGTGGAAACCAACAGTTATGGTTTCCGGGATGACCTGGTGAACACTTTGTCCATGTCCGGAGCAACTGTTCAGTCGGTAACCACTGTTTTAAACGGTTTTGATTTAACGGGACATAAGGACCGTTTAATCAAGGAACTGGGACTCAAAATTACCGATGACAAGCAAATAGTTAGCTATCTTGCCACAGAAACAGCCCGGGGCATTTTAACCGGTGAAAAGCAGGCCTTACTAAATACCCTGGCCCAGGCTGACTTAATTAAGTTATCCGGTGACTATGGTGTACCCATAGATGCGGTGATTTTCATCGGTGGCAGCCAGGATAAGGCTCTGGTAAAGACCGATGTGGTGGATTATCCTATGATTGATTATTTTTTACAACAGAAGCTACCTGTATTCGGGGTTGAAGAAACGGATGTAACCTATTCCTATATGAAGGACTATCAAAAGAAAAGGGTAAGTACAGTGGATAATGTGGAAACCTCGCCGGGCCAATTGGCCTTGGTGATGGCCATAGCGGGTAAACCCGGGCATTATGGGGTCAAGCCCACTGCTAAACAGTTGCTTCCGCCTTTTGATACGACTGGAGGTGTCCGCAGTGGCCCAACCGGTACGGGTGTCAGTGGTAATCCCCGCTCATAA
- a CDS encoding 4Fe-4S dicluster domain-containing protein produces the protein MATVTFREERCKGCELCIAVCPEKIIILAEHINAMGFHPATVVEMDKCKGCAMCARMCPDVVIEVVKEEKPA, from the coding sequence TTGGCCACAGTAACATTCCGGGAAGAACGGTGTAAGGGCTGTGAATTATGCATTGCCGTATGTCCCGAGAAAATTATTATCCTCGCCGAACACATTAACGCCATGGGCTTTCACCCGGCCACAGTGGTGGAAATGGATAAGTGCAAGGGGTGTGCTATGTGTGCCCGCATGTGCCCTGATGTGGTAATTGAGGTCGTGAAGGAGGAGAAGCCGGCTTGA
- a CDS encoding 3-methyl-2-oxobutanoate dehydrogenase subunit VorB, whose protein sequence is MSKVLMKGNEAIGEGAIRAGCRHFFGYPITPQSELPHYLAKRMPEVGGVFLQAESEVSSINMVYGAAGAGVRVMTSSSSPGISLMQEGISYLVGAELPCVIVNVMRGGPGLGNIAPAQGDYFQSVKGGGHGDYKLIVLAPASVQEIIDMMQLAFDLADKYRTPVMVLGDGILGQMMEPVELDDEVTVPEIPARPWAASGLKGREKPNVINSLYIVPEECEKLNQRLFAKYAAITAAETRWEEYRLADAEIVLTGFGTCARIAKSVVDKARAEGIKAGLIRPITLWPFPAEVYAKATAHAEQFLCVEMSMGQMVEDVKLAVNGKRPVHFYGRSGGMVPLARDVLAEVRKLVAGGAK, encoded by the coding sequence TTGAGCAAGGTTTTGATGAAAGGAAACGAAGCCATCGGCGAAGGTGCTATCCGGGCTGGTTGCCGTCATTTCTTTGGTTATCCCATTACCCCCCAGAGTGAATTGCCCCACTACCTGGCCAAACGTATGCCCGAGGTGGGCGGTGTGTTCCTACAGGCTGAGAGTGAGGTATCCTCCATTAATATGGTTTATGGTGCTGCTGGCGCCGGCGTGAGGGTTATGACTTCCTCGTCCAGTCCCGGTATCAGTTTAATGCAGGAAGGTATTTCTTACCTGGTGGGGGCGGAACTCCCCTGTGTTATTGTTAACGTCATGCGTGGTGGCCCCGGTTTAGGCAATATCGCCCCGGCCCAGGGGGACTATTTCCAGTCCGTTAAAGGTGGCGGACATGGTGATTACAAGTTAATTGTGCTGGCCCCGGCCTCGGTGCAGGAAATTATTGATATGATGCAGTTGGCCTTTGATTTAGCCGATAAATACCGCACCCCGGTGATGGTTTTGGGTGACGGTATTCTGGGCCAAATGATGGAACCGGTGGAACTGGATGATGAAGTGACCGTACCGGAAATTCCGGCCAGACCCTGGGCTGCCAGCGGCTTAAAGGGCCGGGAAAAACCAAACGTTATTAATTCCCTATATATTGTGCCGGAAGAGTGCGAGAAACTTAATCAAAGACTGTTTGCCAAGTACGCGGCCATCACCGCCGCGGAAACCCGCTGGGAGGAATACCGGCTGGCGGATGCAGAAATCGTGTTAACCGGTTTCGGCACCTGTGCCCGCATTGCCAAATCGGTGGTGGACAAGGCCAGAGCCGAAGGCATTAAAGCCGGTTTAATCCGTCCCATTACCCTGTGGCCCTTCCCCGCCGAGGTATACGCCAAAGCCACTGCCCATGCCGAGCAATTCCTCTGTGTGGAAATGAGCATGGGCCAAATGGTGGAAGACGTCAAACTGGCTGTTAACGGCAAGAGACCGGTACACTTCTATGGCCGCAGTGGCGGGATGGTGCCCCTGGCCAGAGATGTGCTGGCTGAGGTTAGAAAATTAGTGGCAGGGGGTGCAAAGTAA
- the spoIVB gene encoding SpoIVB peptidase — translation MDYRKQKTPVLFLAILFLGLCFQLPLQTIAHLPVNQTVYVGEQVNFNLNMPKALAQNIKFNVEGLKAASFSAGDVTPVAATPGELEVQVKLFGVIPLKRMILSVVPEVKVIPGGQAIGVMVESQGVMVVGRSAIQDQRGVRHNPAAEAGVEIGDVLLKIDGREVETEQQVRDLVNEAGEQGKVLTLELRRKGSDKNYQIKVKPIFCNETKRYRIGMFVRDSTAGVGTMTFFDPKTKAYGALGHIISDIDTGQPINLARGKIIGAAIQGIRAGKRGEPGEKIGMFDHRGDIVGNITKNTNCGIYGQLQNTPHNFYSSEAIPVATAQQVKEGPAEIYTVLEGNKIEKFSIEILKINTNARADGKGLVIKITDPKLLQKTGGIIQGMSGSPIIQDNKLVGAVTHVFVNDPTRGYGVLAEWMLYDSGTFPKHLSDRNFKEFDARGTVACIHWQKFKF, via the coding sequence TTGGACTACCGGAAACAAAAGACGCCTGTACTTTTTTTGGCGATATTATTCTTGGGCCTGTGCTTCCAGCTCCCGTTGCAAACCATAGCCCATTTACCTGTAAATCAAACAGTATATGTGGGTGAACAAGTAAATTTTAATCTTAATATGCCCAAAGCGTTGGCACAAAATATAAAATTTAATGTGGAGGGATTAAAAGCCGCTTCATTTTCAGCGGGGGACGTGACACCTGTGGCAGCCACACCCGGGGAGTTAGAGGTTCAGGTTAAATTATTTGGAGTTATTCCCTTAAAGCGTATGATCCTGAGCGTAGTGCCGGAGGTCAAAGTCATTCCCGGCGGTCAGGCCATCGGGGTGATGGTGGAATCCCAGGGTGTGATGGTAGTTGGCCGGTCGGCTATCCAGGACCAGCGGGGTGTCCGGCATAATCCGGCGGCAGAAGCCGGTGTAGAGATCGGAGATGTGCTGCTAAAAATAGATGGCCGGGAAGTGGAAACCGAGCAGCAAGTCCGTGACCTGGTCAATGAAGCAGGTGAACAGGGCAAGGTTTTAACTTTGGAATTAAGACGTAAAGGATCGGATAAAAATTACCAAATTAAAGTTAAACCTATTTTTTGTAATGAAACAAAACGCTACCGCATTGGTATGTTCGTCCGAGATAGTACAGCCGGAGTTGGCACCATGACCTTCTTTGATCCGAAAACTAAAGCCTATGGAGCCCTTGGCCATATTATCAGCGATATTGATACCGGGCAACCTATCAATTTGGCCAGGGGGAAAATTATTGGCGCTGCCATCCAGGGTATCCGAGCAGGTAAACGGGGTGAACCCGGCGAAAAAATCGGTATGTTTGATCACCGGGGAGATATTGTCGGGAATATCACCAAAAATACTAACTGCGGCATTTACGGACAGTTGCAAAATACACCCCATAACTTTTATTCATCCGAAGCTATTCCTGTGGCCACTGCCCAACAGGTAAAGGAAGGTCCGGCAGAGATTTATACCGTATTAGAAGGAAATAAAATTGAAAAGTTTTCTATTGAGATTTTAAAGATTAATACCAATGCCAGGGCTGACGGTAAGGGTTTAGTCATTAAAATTACTGATCCGAAGTTATTACAGAAAACCGGAGGGATCATTCAAGGTATGTCAGGAAGCCCGATAATCCAAGATAATAAATTGGTAGGAGCGGTAACTCATGTTTTTGTTAACGATCCTACCAGGGGTTATGGGGTGCTGGCAGAGTGGATGCTATACGATTCCGGGACCTTTCCCAAACATTTGAGCGATAGAAATTTTAAAGAATTTGACGCTAGAGGTACTGTTGCTTGTATACACTGGCAAAAATTCAAATTTTAA